The region GGAACAGCACGGTTCGGGCGCGAAGTGCCTGCGCACACTGCCGCGTCACCTGCCAGGCGTGTTCAACGGTCGGCGTGGGCCGGAAAAAGCCCGCTTCGGCTCGTTCGGCGTCGGTAAGTGGCTTTTTTATTCGTTTATATGTGGGACTTTGCGCCGAATGTGTAATCAATTGCCAGGCCTTTAGCGTAAATTCGAAATCAGTCGGCACCTGATCGCGCCAACGAGCCAGGGTTGCGAGTTGTGGCGGCTGATAAAAAGTATGCTGCACCTCGACGCTGGAAAACTGTTGGGCATACACGTCTTTAGGAACGCCAAAACCGCAGGTACCGATTTGAAGAACTTCACTCATTGAAAATACTATTGGTAAGCTGAGACCTCTCCATCTGATTGCAGCTAGTCAATCAGTATATGTAACGGTTTCATTTCTTACTGAAGATGAGAAAATGATCTTAAGGCCCGCATAATGAGCTACTGCTTACATATATGACCTTACATCACGTTTCTGAGCTACTCAAATTCAGCATGGTAATGAAATTTCTTTATCCTACCCTCTTCTGCACGTTCGTGTTGGGCATCCTGTGTGGTTACGCCCGACCCAAGCCCACTCCACCGACAAAAAAAATGGCTGGTATTGAAAAAACACTCTTTGGAAAATTCCCCGATGGTCGTGAAGCCGACCTGTTCACCCTCCGAAATGCGGCTGGCATGACCGTTAAAATCACTAATTATGGCGGGTATATCGTGTCGATGACAGCACCCGACAAATCAGGCAACTTTGAAGACATCATTCTGGGGATGCCCACCTTTGCCGATTACCTGAAAGGCACCCCTAGCCTGGGTCCAATTATTGGCCGGTTTGGCAATCGGATTGGCGGGGCTAAGTTCACACTGGATGGAAAGGAATATGTACTGGCCGCCAACAACCGGACTAATCACATTCACGGCGGACCCGCCGGGTTCGACAAGAAATTGTGGAATGCCACGCCTGTAGACGGGGATCAACCAATGCTCAAACTCACTTACACCTCCGCCGATGGTGAAGAAGGTTACCCCGGAAATTTGTCTGTACAGGTTGCTTATACCCTGCAAAAAGATAACTCCCTCCGCATTACCTATCTGGCAACTACCGATAAACCAACCGTGTTGAACCTGACTAATCACGCCTACTTTAACCTGTCGGGCATGAAGCGGGATGTGCTGGGCTACGAGCTGATGATCAAAGCGAATTCGTATCTGCCCACCGACGCCCGCCAGATTCCAACAGGCGAGATCCAGCCGGTAAAAGGAACCCCTTTTGACTTTACCATACCTACCGTAGTAGGTACCCGCATAAACGACACGACGAACGTTCAGATCAAATATGGTTCGGGCTACGACCACTGCTGGGTACTTGACGGCCCCGCCAACAAACTCAGACTGGGGGCGACGGTACACGACCCGGAAAGTGGCCGACTCATGACGATGTACACTACCGAACCGGGGGTACAGGTTTATACGGCCAACCACCTGAACGGCCTGAAAGGAAAAGAAGGGGTTGCTTATACGAAACGCTTTGGTATTTGCCTCGAAACGCAACATTTTCCCGACTCACCCAACAAACCCAATTTCCCATCAACGGTTCTCCGGCCGGGCGAGACGTATCGAAGTACAACAGTCTACCACTTTTCGGCTAAATAGTTTTTTTGTCGTAGGACTTTCGCTTAGATCCGTGCCACGGTTACCTCCTGAGTTATAGGGTAACCGTGGCACGGATCTAAGCGAAAGTCCTACGTAAGTCAGTGGCTGACGCGAGTGCTACTGATGCGTCAGCCACTTCCTTACAAGACTAATTACCGAAGATGTCGGGCGAAAACCGCTTTCGTGTGCTCCCACATGGCCGCCGATAAAACGTGGCCTTTACCGGCTTCTATAAAGGAGGTAAAGTTCTGAGATGCGCCCGCTTGATGGTAAGCCTTTTCAATGCGGATTAATCCACGTCGGACAGAATCGATAGGTGAGCCGCCATCCTCTTCGCCAAAATTCAGGTGCAGGGCTCTGGGAGCGATAAGTGCGGCAATATCAGGCGTATCACCGTACTGCGACCAACCCGGAACAAAATTGGGAAAGCAGTGTAGCAGATGCGCTTCTTCGATGGCTTCGTAGGTTGGCAGGCAGCAATTCCCAACAACGCATTTCAGCCGGGCGTCGAGCGGGGCCGCCAGCCAGGCGTGGGTTGAGCCCATAGAATGCCCGTAACAGCCAATTCGGGTAGATATTACGTCCGGACGCCCGGACAGGTAGTCGATAGCCCGACGCATTTCCAGCACATTCTGCCAGGCCATACTACGTCCGCGTACTACCTGACGCAAAAACTCAAAACGCTCATAGTCGCCATCTTTTAGCTTGCCGGTCGGGTCCTGCCGTTCTTCGAAGCAAAGGGCATCGGGACACAAAACCACGTATCCTTCGCGAACCAG is a window of Spirosoma linguale DSM 74 DNA encoding:
- a CDS encoding Aldose 1-epimerase (PFAM: Aldose 1-epimerase~KEGG: csa:Csal_0799 aldose 1-epimerase) gives rise to the protein MTLHHVSELLKFSMVMKFLYPTLFCTFVLGILCGYARPKPTPPTKKMAGIEKTLFGKFPDGREADLFTLRNAAGMTVKITNYGGYIVSMTAPDKSGNFEDIILGMPTFADYLKGTPSLGPIIGRFGNRIGGAKFTLDGKEYVLAANNRTNHIHGGPAGFDKKLWNATPVDGDQPMLKLTYTSADGEEGYPGNLSVQVAYTLQKDNSLRITYLATTDKPTVLNLTNHAYFNLSGMKRDVLGYELMIKANSYLPTDARQIPTGEIQPVKGTPFDFTIPTVVGTRINDTTNVQIKYGSGYDHCWVLDGPANKLRLGATVHDPESGRLMTMYTTEPGVQVYTANHLNGLKGKEGVAYTKRFGICLETQHFPDSPNKPNFPSTVLRPGETYRSTTVYHFSAK
- a CDS encoding hypothetical protein (KEGG: eca:ECA3785 hypothetical protein), with the protein product MEQDAFSPEQTSNRRDFMKAQLIGGLSALTAMSGPATGTYTMDIPAKAGSLPKKTLLKHYQTCLGGPFPAPVPLLPVLRETMQKEGYRIESITYQVGQNEGVPALLLVPDHVTATRPAPGIAVWHQHNGEYHLGKSEPAGLAGNPMHHTAVALVREGYVVLCPDALCFEERQDPTGKLKDGDYERFEFLRQVVRGRSMAWQNVLEMRRAIDYLSGRPDVISTRIGCYGHSMGSTHAWLAAPLDARLKCVVGNCCLPTYEAIEEAHLLHCFPNFVPGWSQYGDTPDIAALIAPRALHLNFGEEDGGSPIDSVRRGLIRIEKAYHQAGASQNFTSFIEAGKGHVLSAAMWEHTKAVFARHLR